TTTCCCGCCACCGAGTATCAAGCCCCCAGGCCTCCTCCGCGCAATGTTCTAAACTGGTTGCAGAGCCAATACGGAGGAAGAGCGATGTCTGTCATCAAAAGTTATGCCGCGCCAAAAGCCGGTGCGGAGCTGGAGCTTCAGGATTTCGACGCGGGTGATTTGCTGCCGGAGGATGTCGAGGTGCAGGTCGAGTACTGCGGTATCTGCCATTCGGATCTGTCAATGATCGACAACGAATGGGGGTTTTCCCAGTATCCGCTGGTCGCCGGGCATGAGGTGATTGGCCGTGTCCATGCGCTGGGATCGTCGGCAAAGAATAAGGGGCTGAAAGTTGGCCAACGCGTGGGCATCGGCTGGACGGCGAGAAGCTGCGGCCACTGCGACGCCTGTATCAGCGGCAGCCAGATCAACTGCCAGCAAGGCAGCACCGCAACCATTATGAATCGCGGCGGCTTCGCCGATAAAATCCGTGCAGACTGGCAATGGGTTATCCCGCTGCCGGACTCCATTGATATCGCGTCCGCCGGGCCGCTGCTGTGCGGCGGCATCACGGTGTTTAAACCGCTGCTGATGCACCACATCACCGCCACCAGCCGCGTGGGCGTGATAGGCATCGGCGGCCTCGGGCACATCGCCATCAAGCTGCTGCACGCTATGGGCTGCGAGGTGACAGCGTTCAGCTCTAACCCGGCCAAAAAAGAAGAAGTGCTGGCGATGGGTGCGGATAAAGTGGTGAACAGCCGCGATCCGGCCGAGTTAACCGCCCTGGCGGGTCAGTTTGATCTGATTATCAACACCGTCAATGTCGACCTGGACTGGATGCCGTACTTCAAGGCGCTGGCGTACGGCGGCAACTTCCACACGGTTGGCGCGGTGATGAAGCCGTTCGAGGTGCCGGCCTTCACCCTGATTGCCGGGGACCGCAGTATCTCCGGGTCGGCAACCGGTTCCCCGCACGAGCTGCGTTCGCTGATGAAGCTGGCGGGCCGGGCGAAGGTTCAGCCGCAGATCGAGCTGTACCCAATGTCGAAAATCAACGAAGCCATCCAGCACGTTCGCGACGGTAAAGCCCGTTACCGCGTAGTGCTGAAGTCGGATTTCTGATGTGAAAAAGGCTCCCAACCGGGAGCCTTTTTAGTTACTTCACCAGCCCGGCAAACACCGCCGCCACGGCGACCGCGCCCGGATCTTTCACGCCGTCGAGGTTGTCGCTGTTGACATAGGACGAACGCCCGGCGTTGGCCTTTTGCATCTTCGCCGTGTCATCTGCGCCCTGCTCTGCTGCTTTTGCGGCGGCCTTCAGGTCTTTATCTCTCAGCGCCTCCAGCGCCGGCTGCAGGGCATCGATTAACGTTCTGTCCCCCAGGTCCGCCCCGCCATAGCGCTTCATCTGCGCCAGGCCAAATAGCAGGGACTCGGCCAGCGGCTGCTTCTCGCCCACTTTTTGCCCGGCGGCGGTGAAGAAGATCGACATCAGCACGCCGCTGGAGCCACCCATCACCGTTGCCAGCCGTTCGCCCACCAGCCCCAGCAGCGCGGCGGCGTCGTTCAGCGGCAGCTTGCCTGTGTCGTTCAGGTTCGCAATGTCGCGCGCACCTTCGGCAAAGGTCGAACCGGTGTCACCGTCGCCCACTTTGGCGTCCAGCGCGTTGAGGTGGTTTTCCTGGGCGATCAGCGTTTGGGTCACGCTTGCCACCAGGGCTTTCACCTCGTCATTGGCAGAAGGTTTTACCGTGTGGTCTTCACGGATGACCGCCTGTTTCTGCTCCGGCATCGGGTGGTATTTCACCATCGGCTGCCAGCCCGCGGTTTCCACGTCTGCTTCCAGCGCCTGAATAAAGTCCGGGCTCAGCTTAATAGTGGAGAGCGAGAAACCTTTCATATCGAGAGCGCTGACCAGCGGCGCGGGGCCTAACAGATATTTGATCTGCGGGCCGAGATCCGAATGCATCAGCTCTTTGGTCAGCAGCGCCATTTCCAGCGAGGAAACGCCGCCGAGGTTGTTGATCAGCACCGCCAGGTCGCTCTCTTTGCCCGTCGCTTTGCGCAGGTGC
This Klebsiella michiganensis DNA region includes the following protein-coding sequences:
- a CDS encoding alcohol dehydrogenase, which encodes MSVIKSYAAPKAGAELELQDFDAGDLLPEDVEVQVEYCGICHSDLSMIDNEWGFSQYPLVAGHEVIGRVHALGSSAKNKGLKVGQRVGIGWTARSCGHCDACISGSQINCQQGSTATIMNRGGFADKIRADWQWVIPLPDSIDIASAGPLLCGGITVFKPLLMHHITATSRVGVIGIGGLGHIAIKLLHAMGCEVTAFSSNPAKKEEVLAMGADKVVNSRDPAELTALAGQFDLIINTVNVDLDWMPYFKALAYGGNFHTVGAVMKPFEVPAFTLIAGDRSISGSATGSPHELRSLMKLAGRAKVQPQIELYPMSKINEAIQHVRDGKARYRVVLKSDF
- a CDS encoding dihydroxyacetone kinase, whose translation is MSRFFYNDRQQLVNDAIEGVMVSSRYRNLVRLDIDPAIRVVARSDWDKSKVAIISGGGSGHEPAHVGFVGKGMLTAAVCGDLFASPSVDAVLNAIVGVTGDRGCLLIVKNYTGDRLNFGLAAEKAKKHGLKVEMVIVGDDISLPDNKQPRGIAGTALVHKIAGYAAEQGKSLGDVRDIAQKACDSIASMGVAMQTCNLPGSDEEEGRIKGGHVELGLGIHGEPGASTVSTQNSKEVIATLVKHLRKATGKESDLAVLINNLGGVSSLEMALLTKELMHSDLGPQIKYLLGPAPLVSALDMKGFSLSTIKLSPDFIQALEADVETAGWQPMVKYHPMPEQKQAVIREDHTVKPSANDEVKALVASVTQTLIAQENHLNALDAKVGDGDTGSTFAEGARDIANLNDTGKLPLNDAAALLGLVGERLATVMGGSSGVLMSIFFTAAGQKVGEKQPLAESLLFGLAQMKRYGGADLGDRTLIDALQPALEALRDKDLKAAAKAAEQGADDTAKMQKANAGRSSYVNSDNLDGVKDPGAVAVAAVFAGLVK